The DNA region GTCGACGACCCGCGCGCCGAGCTGGTAGCGGGCGGCATCGGTGATCACCCGGGTGTCCGGCTCGTGCCCGATCCGCAGGCCGTGATCGGCGAGCAGGGAGGCGGCGTACGCGTTGTAGGTGGCGACGGTGGGCTCGAGCACTTCGAGCCTCTCCCCGTCCTCGTCGGTGGGGCCAGGATCGTCGAACGCGCCGGCCTTCTGCAGGGCCGAGCGGATCCGGTTGCGCAGCTCGGCGGCGGCCTTGGAGGTGAAGGTGAGGCCGAGGATCTCCTCCGGCGCGGCCTGGCCGGTCAGCACCAGGTAGACCACCCGCGCCGCCATCAGGGTGGTCTTCCCCGACCCGGCGCCGGCGATCACGACGGCCGGGCTCAGCGGCGCGGTGATCGCTCGCCACTGCTCCTCGCTGGGCGCGAAGTCCGCGCCCATCTCGCGCCGCAGGTCCTCCGGCGTCTCGATCGACAGCACTTGCCTCACTGGGACACCACCGCTCCGCTGCTCTTGGTCGGGCACAGGGCGAGGAAGGTGCAGTCACGGCAGTGCTGGCCGGCGACCGCCGGGAAGGTCTCCTCCCGCACCAACCGGGCCGCCCTGCTCAGCCGCTCCTCGAGCTCGCGCCGCTCGGGACCGTCGTCGGCGTGGCGGGGCTGCCGCTGCACGGTCGCGGTCTCCGCGCCGTCCGGCAGTCCCAGCTGGACCAGCTCCGCGCCGCCGGCCGTCCAGGGACGGGTGGGGTCGTCGGGCTCCAGCGCGCCGTGGTCGACCGCGTACTGGTAGAGCGCGAGCTGGACGTGGGTGGCCATCGACTTCTCGCTCGGCTTGGACTTGCCGGTCTTGAGGTCGACCACCACAACGCGGCCCTCGGCGTCCACCTCGAGCCGGTCGGCGTAGCCGGTGAGCCGCACCTCCCCGCCCTCGCCGAGGTCGACGACCGTGGAGAACCCGGCCTCCAGGTCCAGCACTCGACGCGGATTCTGCTCGTGCCACTCGACGAAACGCTCGAGGGCGAGGCGCACCCGGTCGTGCTCGCGCTGCTTGGACCAGGGCGTGCGGAAGTCGAGCCGGTCCCACACCTCGTCGACGTAGGCGACCAGGGCGTCGGGATCGGGCGGGGCGTCGCCACGCGCGACCCGCTCGGCGAGCGCGTGCACCAGCTCGCCGAGGTTCGCCGACTGGTGGGCACGACCCACGCCGCCGGCCTCGCGGCTGAGGAACCACCGGGTGGGACAGACGTCGAGGGCGTCCAGCATGCTCGCGGAGAGCGGCACCGGCTGCTCCGCCTCGCGGATCGGCACCTCCGAGCGGCTGTAGGACCGGGTGCCCCACCAGGTGGCCGGGTCGGCGGCGGTCACCAGCGGCCGACCGCTCGCACTGGTCTCCCGGGCGAGTCCGGCCAACCGCTTCGCGGCGGCTGCGCGCAGGCCGGGGTCGGTCGCCGGGTCGGCGACCGCGCGGCGGAGCTCGGCGACCAGACCGCCCATGGACAGCGGGCGGGGCGGGCGACCCACGTGGTGCTGGACCACACTGGCGCCGGGGGCGCCGAGCTCGTCGAGGAACCGGGACGGCTGCTCGCCCTCGTCGTCGCTGGAGGCGACGGCGGTGACCACCAGGCGCTCGCGTGCGCGGGTGCACGCGACGTAGAAGAGGCGGCGCTCCTCCATCAGCATCTCGCGGAGGGTGACCGGAGCCGCCAACCCGTGCTCGCCGATCCGGTCGGCCTGCAGCAGTGCGGTGCGCCGCCGCAGGTCGGGCCATCCCTCCGCCTGGACGTGGGCGACCACGACCAGGCGCCACTCCAGCCCCTTGCTGCGATGGGCGGTCAGCAGCCGCACCGCGGCGCCGCGCGCGCCCTTGTCGGCGAGGGTGTCGCCGGGGATCTGCTGCTGCACCAGCGTCTCCAGGAACGCGGCGACGCCCAGGTGCTCGCGACGCTCGCCCGCACGGGCGGCCACGTCGAACAGCGCGCACACCGAGTCCAGGTCGCGGTGCGCCCGCCGGGCCGCTCCGCCGCCGGCCTCCACCGCACGTTGGAGGCGGGACGGCCAGCCGGTCCCGGACCACAGCAGCCACAGCAGCTCCTCGGCGCTGCGTCCCTCGTCCAGGGCGGCCCGCGCCGAGCTGAGCAGCCGGGTGAGGGCGCGGGCACGCTCGGCCTCCGGGCCGCTGACGTCCTGCAGCAGGTCGGTGCCGAGGACCGCCAGGCGGAGCAGCTCGCGTGAGCTGCGAGGGGTGCGGTGCTCGGCCTGGCACTCGTCCTTCTCCCGGTTGCGCAGGAGTCGGGAGAGCCGCCGGACGTCACCGGCGTCGAGACCGCCCAGCGGTCCGGTGAGCAGCGCCTCCGCCCGGGCCGCGTCGATGTGGTCGACGTCGCCGGGGTCGTCGTTGTCGATGTGCACGATCGCCTGCAGCGCCTCCAGCAGCGGCGCGACCGCGGGGTCGCGCACCAGGGGCACCTCGTCCCCGGCCACCTCGACCGGAACGCCGGCCGCCCCCAGTGCCCGGCGCAGGGGAGCGATGCTCGCCCGACCGGAGCGCACCAGGACGGCCATCTCGTCCCATCCGATGCCGTCCTCGAGGTGGGCGCGGCGCAGCAGGTCGGCGAGGTGCTCGGCCTCGGCACGCTCGGTGTCGAAGGTCCGCACCAGCACTCGGCCGGCGCCGTGCGCACCCGCTTCGGCGACCGGGGAGAGGAACCTCCGGCGCGCCTCGGCGCCGATGGTGCCGGGCAGGCCGATCCGAGCGGCCACCCGTTGGGCGGGGGCCAGGATCGCCGGGCCGAATCGGCGGACGGTCCGCAGCACGCTCACGTCGGCAGGACGACCGTCGCGGTGCGGGAACGCGGTGGGGAACTCCAGGATGCCGCGCACCTCCGCGCCCCGGAACCCGTAGATCGACTGGTGCGGGTCGCCCACCACGGTCAGGTTGCGGCCGTCGCCGGCGATCGCCCGCAGCATCGCCACCTGCCCCGGGTCGGTGTCCTGGTATTCGTCGACGAAGACGTGCTGGAACTGCGCGCGCAGCTCGTCGCGCTGGACCTGCGCCTCGATCCCGGCCCGGCGGATGAGGTCGGCGTAGTCGGTGGCGCCCTGGCTGTCGAGCGAGTCCAGGTACTGCGAGAGGAACAGCCCCGCGGCGACGAACTCCTCGATGCCCTCGGACTCGCCGAGCGCGCGCAGCTCCTCTCCGTCCAGCCCCTTCTCCCGCGCACGACCCAGCACGGCGTGCACCTCCCGGGCGAACCCGCGGGTGCCCAGCGCACTGCGGAACCGGTCGGGCCAGCGGACCGACTCGGGGTGGTCGGCCAACAGCTCGCGGAGCACGACGTCCTGCTCCGGCGCCGAGAGCAGGCGCAGGGGCCCCTCGTAGAGCTCCGCGGGTGCGTAGCGACGCAGCAGTGCGTAGGCGAAGGAGTGGAACGTCGAGCTGAGCTGGTTGCCCGTGGTCCGGCCGAGCCGAGCGGTGACCCGGTCGCGCAGCTGGTCGGCTGCCTTGCGGGAGAAGGTCAGCGCGAGCACCTGGTCCGGTCGCGCACCGCGCTGCTCGATCCGGTCCACGATGGCCTCGACCAGGGTGGTGGTCTTGCCGGTGCCGGGGCCGGCCAGGACCAGCAGGGGTCCACCGGGGTGGTCCACCACGCGCTGCTGGTGCTCGTCGAGGCGCGGCGCGTCCACCGCGGGGCCAGGGGCAGCGATCCGGTACGTCGTCATCTCGGGGCCAGCCAACCACCGACCCCCGGCGCAAACGGCGCCGGCACTCCGGTCGGTGCAGCTCCGGGCACGACTCCGTGTCGAGCAGCCCGCCGAGCAGCCCGCCGAGCAGCCCGCCGAGCGGCCGGCAGAGCGGCGGCCTCAGGCGTCGGGGGCTCGGTCGTTGTACACACCGGCCGGCAACTGGCCGCTGAGCTCCTCGATGGCGGTCATCACCCGGTCGGTCAGCTCGCGACGCGCCCGACCCGGCGCGATCCCGTCGTACTCGCCGGCGACCCGGATCGGCTCCCCGAACGAGACGGTGACCGGTGCCCGCCGCGGGAACCGGGTGCCGATCGGCTGCAGGTTCTCGGTCCCGACCAGCCCGACGGGGACCACCGGGGCGCCGGAGGTCAGGGCGAGGTGGGCGACACCGGTGCGTCCCCGGTAGAGCCGACCGTCCCGGGAACGGGTGCCCTCGGGGTAGATCCCGAACGCCTCGCCACGACCGAGCACGTCCAGCGCCGTCTGCAGCGACTGCATCGCGGCAGCCGAGTCGTCCCGGTCGACCGGCAGCATGCCGAGCCCCTCGAACCAGGCGCGGGACAGCCGACCGCGCCAGCCGGTGCCGGTGAAGTAGTCGGACTTGGCCAGGAAGACCACCTTCCGCGGCACCACGATCGGGATCACCACGGAGTCGACGAAGCTCAGGTGGTTGCTGGCGAGGATCACCGGACCGGAGGCCGGCACCCTGTCCAGCCCGCGGATCGTGGGACGCCAGACCGCCTTGGCCAGCGGCGGGACCACGGTGTGCAACGTCCGGTACATCACGCTGCCCGAACCTAGTCGCTACCGGTGGGTCCACCTATCCGGTGTCCACGTTCGCCGGTGGTCCCGCGCGGAGCCGGCGCCCTCCACAGCTCTGGCCGGAACTCCACAGAAGACGGGCCTCAATCCACAGACTGTGGGTATGCCTGTGGACGAAGTGGCTGGGCGACGCGGTTGAGTAGCCCTACTCACCCCGGGTGAGTCGCCGCTCTGAGGCAGCCCCGACCGATCCCTGGCGAAATGAGGAGCATGCGCTACGCCGACCCCGATCTGTGCCCCGACTGCCGGGCCGTGCTGCCCCCTCGCGTCGACTCCTGCCCCGCCTGCGGACTCCGCCTCCGCCACCGGATCGGGGTCGAGCTCTTCACGACACTGCGCCGCGCCGACGACCTGCTCGCCGAGCTCCGCGCGGTCAGCACGACCCCGCAGACGCCGCCGCCCCCTCCCGGGCCCGCCGCAGCGATGCCGGCGCTCGCGGGCGCACCGACCGCCACCCGGTCGTCGGCTCCCGCTCCCCAGGCTCCTCAGAAGCCCCGAACCTCCCAACAGGCGCAGACCTCCCAGCAGGCGCAGACCTCGCAGCAGGCGCACAGCCCGGTCTCCCGTACGACGCCGGCGCCCCCGACCCCGCCCGGGCCGGCGGTCATCCCACCGATGCCGTCGATGCCCTCCGGGGCCTGACCACCTCCTCGGTGCCGAAGATCCTGCTCGGCCTCGGCGCCTTCTGCCTGCTCGTCGCCGCCGTCATCTTCCTGGCGGTGTCCTGGTCCGTGCTCGGTGTCGGCGGCCGCACCGCGGTGCTCGCTGCGCTGACCCTCGGGTTCGGCGGTGGCTCCCTGGCACTGCACCGGTATGGACTGCGGATCGCCGCGGAGTCCCTCTCCGTGGTCACCCTCGGGATGCTCACCCTGGACGTCCTCGGCGCCGGCGCCGCCGACTGGTTCGGGGAGGTCGACGGCGACACGATGGCCGCGATCGCCGGCGGTCTGGTCGCGTTCGCCGCGGCGGGCCTGGGAGCGCTGCGCCTCCCCGGTCGGCCGCACCTGGTCGCCCCGCAGGTGATCGCCGGGATCGCCGCGACCATCGGCTACCTGGGCGCGGTCTCCGCGACCGACCAGCCGCTGTGGACCGGCCAGGTGGTGACCGTGCTGGCCGTGCTGGCCGTGCTGGCGGCGCGAGCGCTACGGCTCACGCCGCTGGCGTGGAGCGCCGCGGCCGCCGGTGCCCTGGTCGGCGGACTCACCCTGCTGGCCGGCCTGGGGATCAGCCTGGAGGAGCCGACGCTGGAGCACCTGTGGCTGGACGGCCCCGGCTGGTCCCTGCTCGCCTCCGCAGCGCTGCTGCTCTCCCCCGGCCTCGTCCTGCGCCACCGCGTCGCCCTGCTGGCCGGCGCGTCGGGCGCCGCGATGGTGGCGACCGGCGCCGCCACCCTTCCCCTGGTCGGCGAGGGCGCCACCGTGGTGGGGGTGGTGACGCTCGCCGTCACTGTCGCCTGGGCGGTGGCGCTCGGCGCCGTCCGCTCCGATGCGCGGGTGGTCGCGATGGCCCCGGCCGTGACCGGCTGTCTGCTCCTGGTCGGCCAGATCCTGACCGGCGCAGGCGTGGTCCTGGCCCGGTGGTTCGACGTGCTGGAGAGGATCGACGGCGTCGCGGGCGCCGACCGGAGCTTCGGCATCCGGTTCCAGGACCCCGACCAGGTCGTGGGGCCGCTCGTGCTGGCCCCCGCCGCGCTGGTCGTGGTCGTGGTCGCCGCACTGCTCCTGCCGCGCCGCCACCGCGGCTGGCTGCTGAGCTGGGCACCGTCGACCGCGCTCGCGGTCGCCCTCGCGTCGACCCTCACCCTGGCGTCGTACGACGTCCCGGTGGCGGCGGTGGCGCTGAGCCTGGCCGCGATCGGAGCGGCCGGCGCCCTGTGCGGCGCCCTCCGTCGTGCCCCGGAGAGCACCGCGCTGGTCGTGGTGGGGCTCGCGGTCTGCTTCGCGGCCGACCTCGTCGCCCTGGTCGACGACGCGATGATCCTGGCCACCGGGTGCGTCACGCTCGCCGCCGCACTGACCGGCGCACTCGCCGGACGTGGCTCCGCCTCCCGGGTCGTGGCGGGGATCGCGGTCGCGCCGGCGATCCTCCCGGTGGTGGCCGCCGCGACGTCGTTGGCCGACCTGGGCGGCGCCTGGGTCGCGGTGCCGGTGCTGGTGGCGGCCGGCGGCATCGCGGTGCTGCTGCCCCGTCTCGAGCTGGAGCTGTCCGCCCTGGGCACCTCGGCACTGGCGCTGCCGGTCTCGCTGGCGCTCGCCGACCAGCCGGCCGCCCTGCTGGCACTCTGGCTCGCGCTGCTCGGTGCGCTCTGCGGAGCCTCGGCCCTGCTGCACACCGCGCGCCGCCCGCTCGGCGCTGCGATGCCGGCCCTGTGGCTGCTGGCGTCCTGGGTCTGGCTGGTCGACCTCGGTGTCGAAGCGCCGGAGCCCTACACCCTCCCCGCCGCGACGGTGCTGCTCGGCGCCGGCCTCTACCGGCTGCGTGCCGTGCCGACCGCCGGCACCGCGGGCGCGCTGCTGCCCGGACTGCTGCTGGGCACGCTGCCGTCGCTGCTGTGGGTCTTCGAGGACCCGCTCTCACTGCGGGCCCTGCTGCTCGGCATCGCCTGCCTGGTCCTGACCCTGGCCGGCGCGGTGCTGCGGTGGAGCGCACCGCTGGTCGTCGGCGCGGCGGTCGGCGCCGCCGTGGTGCTGCGCGAGCTCGGGCCCTACGCCGGGAGCGTGCCGCAGTGGGTGTGGATCGGCCTGGCCGGCCTGATCCTGACCGTCGTGGGCATCACCTGGGAGCGACAGCTGCTCGAGCTGCGGAAGGCGGTCGGCGCCATCCGGCGGCTGCGCTGAGCCCGCCGACGGGTCCGCGGATCGGACAGCCGGCCGACCCCCGCGGTCGGATGCGGGACGACCTGCTAGGAAAGGGACATGGCTACCACTTCACTCGGCGGCAACCCCGTCACCACCATCGGCGAGCTGCCCGCGGTCGGCTCCGCGGCCCCCGCCTTCGACCTGGTCGGCTCCGACTTCAGCTCGGTGACCCTGACCCCGGGCACCCGGACGGTGCTCAACATCTTCCCGAGCGTGGACACCGGGGTCTGCGCGGCCAGCGTGAAGAAGTTCAACGAGCTGGCGGCCGGCCTGGAGAACACCACCGTGGTCAACGTCTCCGCCGATCTCCCGTTCGCGCAGGCGCGGTTCTGCGGCGCCGAGGGCATCGAGAACGTCGTCGCCGCCTCCGCTTTCCGCTCCTCGTTCGGCGACGACTACGGCGTGCGCCTCGTCGACGGCAAGTTCGAGGGCCTCTTCGCCCGCTCGGTGGTCGTCGTGGACGCCGACGGCACCGTGGTCCACAGCCAGCTCGTGCCGGAGATCGCCACCGAGCCCGACTACGACGCCGCGGTGGCCGCGCTGTCCTGAGCAGCGGAGGCGGCTTAGCCCGGACTCCAGAACGCCGAGCGCACGTCGACCTTCCCCGAGGGGAGGATCGGCGTGCGCTCGGCGTCGTAGTGGCGCCGGGCGTGGCGCTGGTGGCTGGGCGGCAGGGTGCCGTCGGCGCGGATCACCCTCCACCACGGCACCGCACCGCCGTGGTGCGCCATCACCGTGCCGACCTGGCGCGGGCCCCCGCCCGCGACGTCGGCGAGCGCGCCGTAGGTGGTCACCCGGCCCGGCGGGACCTGCTCGACGAGGTCGAGGATGCGTTCGACGTACTCGGGGTCGCGCGCGCTCGGCATGGCCCCATCCTGCCCGCACCTGGGCCGTGCCGGCACCCGCCCGGAAACGGCTGAGAGCCCCGCCCGGACGGGCGAGGCTCTCAGGTGTGCTCCCTCGGGTGCGACGGATCGCCCATTGGTGCAGTGCGATGGCGAGCCACCGTCGGCCGGATCAACGAGTGCCGGCCGACGCGGTTACGCCCCGCCGTGACCGGCGGGGCGCAGCCCGATCGGCCCGCCGGCTCAGTACGCGGGCTGGCTGGGGTCGATCTGGTTCACCCAGGCGACCACGCCGCCGCCGACGTGCACGGCGTCGTCGTAGCCGGCGCCCTTGAGCACCGCGAGTGCCTCGGCGGAGCGGACACCGGACTTGCAGTGCAGCACGACCTGGGTGCCGGAGTCGACCGAGGGCAGCTGCTCGAGCGCGTTGCCGTTGAGGAACTCGCCCTTGGGGATCAGCACCGAGCCCGGGATCTTGTTGATCTCGTACTCGTTGGGCTCACGGACGTCGACCAGCACGAAGTCGCGGGTCCCCTCCTCGCGCTCCTTGAGCATGCCCTCGAGCGCAACCACCGAGATGGTGGAGTCGGCGGCGGCGTCGGCCGCCTCCTCGGAGACGGCGCCGCAGAAGAACTCGTAGTCGATGAGCTCGGTGACGTCCGCGTTCTCGCCGCAGAGCCGGCAGTTGGGGTCCTTGCGGACCTTCAGCTTGCGGTACTCCATCTCGAGCGCGTCGTAGATCATCAGCTTGCCGACCAGCGGGTCGCCGATGCCGGTCAGCAGCTTGATCGCCTCGTTGACCTGGATCGAGCCGATCGAGGCGCACAGCACGCCCAGCACGCCGCCCTCGGCGCAGGAGGGGACCATGCCCGGCGGCGGCGGCTCGGGGTAGAGGCAGCGGTAGCAGGGGGCGTCGTCGGCCTGCTTCGGTGCGAAGACCGACGCCTGACCGTCGAACCGGTAGATCGACCCCCACACGTAGGGGATGCCGAGGAAGTACGCCGCGTCGTTGACCAGGTAGCGAGTGGCGAAGTTGTCGGTGCCGTCGACGATCAGGTCGTAGCCCCGGAACACGTCGTAGACGTTGTCGTTGTCCAGCCGCTCCGCGTGGACCACGACGTTCACCAGCGGGTTGACCTCGGCGATGGAGTCCTTGGCCGACTCCGCCTTGGGCCGGCCCACGTCCGACTGGCCGTGGATCACCTGGCGCTGCAGGTTCGACTCGTCGACCTCGTCGAACTCGATGATGCCCAGGGTGCCGACGCCGGCCGCCGCCAGGTAGAGCAGCGCGGGGCTGCCCAGGCCGCCGGCACCGATCACCAGCACCTTGGCGTTCTTCAGTCGCTTCTGCCCCGTCATCCCGACGTCGGGGATGATCAGGTGGCGGCTGTAGCGACGGACCTCGTCGACGGTCAGCTCGTCGGCCGGCTCGACCAACGCGGGAATGCTCACGGGGTACTCCTGCTCCTGGGGTGCAATGCGGTCTCGGTGGAACACCGGGACCTGCCCCGCTGTTCCCGCGCCGCCCGGAACCGCTCCGGACGCTCGCGACGCTCTCTCAACGGTCCCTATCGTCCCGAACCGCGACAAACCCGCCCTGCTACGTCCCGTCATCCGGACCTCGGAGTAGGGTTTGGCTACCGATGGGTCACATCTCTCCCGCGAACCGGGGGACGCAGCGCGAGGGAGGCAACGAGGTGGTGCGCGAGTCGTACGACGTGGAGGGCGGGCGGCCCCGCGGCCTGAGGTTGCCGCGGCAGGAACGCCGGGCCCAGCTGCTGAACTCGGCCCTCGAGGTGTTCGTGGCCAACGGCTACCACGCCGCCGCGATGGACGACATCGCCGAGCGCGCCGGCGTCTCCAAGCCGGTCCTCTACCAGCACTTCCCCGGCAAGTTCGAGTTGTACCTGGCCCTCCTGGACGCCTCCTGCGACCGGATGATCGCCAACTGCCGGGCGGCGCTGGAGTCCACCCAGGACAACAAGCAGCGGGTCGCGGCCGCGATCGACGCCTTCTTCGCCTACGTCGACCACGACACCGGCGCCTTCCGTCTGGTCTTCGAGTCCGACCTGACCAACGAGCCCGCCGTGCGCGAGCACATCGACCGGGTCACCGTGGAGTGCGCCAAGCTGATCGGCGCGGTGATCGAGGAGGACACCGGGTTCCCCGCCGAGGACTCGCGCCTGCTGGCCGTCTCCCTGGTGGGCATGGCCCAGGTGAGTGCCCGTTTCTGGCTCACCGAGGCCGGAGGCCTGGAGCGGGACCAGGCCGTCGCCCTGGTCTCGGGACTCGCCTGGCGCGGCATCCGCGGCTACCCCAAGACCGACGACTGAGTCCGCGCACCGCGCACCCGGCCCACCCGGCGAACAGTCGCCCCCTAGGCTGGCACCGAGACGGGCCGAGGTCCGTGCCCGGAGATCACGAGGAGAGTCACCATGGCCGTTGAGGTCAAGATCGGCGTCCAGAACGTCGCCCGCGAGCTCGTCGTCGAGACCGACGAGGCTGCCGAGGCCGTGTCCAAGGCGCTCAGCGAGGCGCTGTCCGGCGAGGGCGGCGTGTTCAGCCTGACCGACCACAAGGGCAAGGTGACCCTGGTCCCGGCCGCGAAGATCGCCTACGTGGAGATCGGCCGCAGCGTGAGCGGACAGGTCGGCTTCCGCTCCTGATCCTCCCGCGCCGCCTGCTCCCGCAGGTGGCCGCGGCGGCCTAGGATGGCTGGATGAGCACGCTCCGGACCTACGAGTACGCGCGGCTGTGGGTGCCGCAGTACGACGCGGTGTCCGTGGCCGTCACCCGGCCGGTCTACCTGATCGAGGCCGACGACGGCTTCGAGGGGTTCGTCGCCGAGAAGAACACGACGCTGATCGCGGTGCTGAACGACCTGGGACGCCACGGGTGGCGGATCGACACCGCGCCGCGGCGCGTGGCGACGCCGTCCCCGGAGTTCCAGCTGTTGATCGACGCCACCCTGGACGAGGTGGACGGCCTGGCCGAGGGCGGCGCCCACCCGGGGCCGATCGAACCCACCGGCGGGGTCACCGAGTTCGACGTGTTCGGGATGCGCCGGCGTCGTTGAGCGTCCGCTCCGCCGGTGCCCAACCGGCGTCGCGACCCATCAGCGCGAGCAGCCTGGTCAGGTCGTCCGCGTCCGCGGCGACCGGCAGCACGGGTCCGAACGCATCACCGCGCATGTCGGCGCTCTCCGGGGTGGAGAACGATGCGGCGAACGCCAGGCACGCATCCAGTGCGGCCGGGTCGACCCGGTAGGGACGTCCGGTCGCCGCCGCCAGGTCCCAGCCGTGCACGACGACCTCGTTCAGCGCGACGGCCGCGGCCTCGGCGCCGTCCATCGTCACACCGCCGGCGCTCGCCGTCCCCCGGTAGGCGGCGGGGTTGCGCCACGCCTCCGCGAGGATCACCAGGTCGCGAGCGATCCGATCGCGCCAGCCCGGCTCCAACCGGGCGCCGTCGCCACTGGGTCCGGCACCGTCGCCGAGCGGCGACTTGTGGGCGGCCGCGGTGAAGGCGAGCGTGAGTCCGCCCAGGTGGTCGGCCAGATCCGCCACCGTGTAGGCAGGGCACGGCGTCGGGAGGGCGAGCTGGTCGTCGCGTACGCCGGCGACGAGCCCACCCACCTCACGGGCCACAGGTCCGAGTTCGAGGATCTCCATGGAGAGGTGGACCGGCGGGACCCGACGGACTCATCGCTGCTCGAAGAGGTCTCCGTGCTCCTCGACCCGCTGCAGCACCGCGGTGTGGGAGAACTGCTCCAGCCCGAGGTCGTCCTCGGCCCCGACGGCCACCTCGTCCCAGGTCAGCGGCGTCGCTACCTGCGGCCGCTCGGTGCCCCGCAGGGAGTAGGGCGCCACGGTGGTCTTCGATCCGGCGTTCTGCGACCAGTCGAGGAAGACCTTGCCGCGGCGCCGGGCCTTGGTCATCGTCGCGGTGACCAGCTTGGGGTGGGTGGCCTGCAGCTCCTCGGCCACCGCCCGTGCCACCTCCGAGGCCTCCTCGGAGGGCAGGTACGCCGACAGCTCGGCGTAGAGGTGCAGCCCCTTGCTGCCGCTCGTGACGGGACGGGCGTCCAGGCCCCGCTCGGCCAGCGCGTCCCGGACCAGCAGCCCGACCTCGCAGCACTGGCGCAGCCCCGCTCCCTCGCCGGGGTCGAGGTCGATCACCACTCGGTCGGCGCCACGCGGGTCTCCCTCCGCGTCCACCGTCCACTGGTGCACGTGCAGCTCCAGTGCGGCCAGGTTGACCAGCCACATCAGGGTGGCGAGGTCCTCGACGACGGGGAAGACCAGGGTGTCGCCGTTGCGGCTCGGGCCCCGCGAGCCGGTGGTGGGCACCTCGACGGTACGCACCCAGGAGGGCGTCCCGGCCGGCGCGTTCTTCTCGAAGAAGCTCATCGCCTGCACGCCGTGGGGCCACCGGATCCGGGTCACCGGCCGTCCGGCGAGGTGCGGGAGCAGCACCGGCGAGACCCGGGCGTAGTAGTCGAGCACCTCGGCCTTGGTGGTGCCGGTGCTGGGGTAGAGCACCTTCTCCAGGTTGGTCAGCTTCAGGGTGCGGTCCTCGACCTCGACCCAGGTCTCACTCATCGTCGCTCCCCTCGGTCGTGCCCGCCAGCAGGTCCGCCACACCGAGATCCTGGCGCACCACCTGGAACGACGGCTGGCGCAGCCGCTCGTAGCCCACGCCGTGGGTGTCGACGTCGACGACCAGGACCGGGTCGATCCAGCGCGCTCCGTCGGCGTCCACCCGCGGCACCTCGTCGGCGAACGGGCTGGTCCCGCGGGCCAGTCCCGCCACCAGCTCGGCCAGCAGGCGCGACTGCCGCGGGCCGATCCCGCTGCCCACGCGTCCCCGGTAGCGCAGCCCCTCGGAGGTCGGCTCGCCCACCAGCAGCGCGGCGAGACGGTCCCGGGTGCCGACCTGGGGACGCCACCCGCCCACCACGTAGGAGCCGCGGTGGCGGTGGGCGAACTTCAGCCATCCGCGGCTGCGCTCGCCGGGCCGGTAGCGGCCGCCGACGCGCTTGCTGACGATGCCCTCCAGGCCCTGCTCCCGGGTCGCTGCGTGCAGCATCGGGCCGTC from Nocardioides sambongensis includes:
- a CDS encoding ATP-dependent helicase; this translates as MAGPEMTTYRIAAPGPAVDAPRLDEHQQRVVDHPGGPLLVLAGPGTGKTTTLVEAIVDRIEQRGARPDQVLALTFSRKAADQLRDRVTARLGRTTGNQLSSTFHSFAYALLRRYAPAELYEGPLRLLSAPEQDVVLRELLADHPESVRWPDRFRSALGTRGFAREVHAVLGRAREKGLDGEELRALGESEGIEEFVAAGLFLSQYLDSLDSQGATDYADLIRRAGIEAQVQRDELRAQFQHVFVDEYQDTDPGQVAMLRAIAGDGRNLTVVGDPHQSIYGFRGAEVRGILEFPTAFPHRDGRPADVSVLRTVRRFGPAILAPAQRVAARIGLPGTIGAEARRRFLSPVAEAGAHGAGRVLVRTFDTERAEAEHLADLLRRAHLEDGIGWDEMAVLVRSGRASIAPLRRALGAAGVPVEVAGDEVPLVRDPAVAPLLEALQAIVHIDNDDPGDVDHIDAARAEALLTGPLGGLDAGDVRRLSRLLRNREKDECQAEHRTPRSSRELLRLAVLGTDLLQDVSGPEAERARALTRLLSSARAALDEGRSAEELLWLLWSGTGWPSRLQRAVEAGGGAARRAHRDLDSVCALFDVAARAGERREHLGVAAFLETLVQQQIPGDTLADKGARGAAVRLLTAHRSKGLEWRLVVVAHVQAEGWPDLRRRTALLQADRIGEHGLAAPVTLREMLMEERRLFYVACTRARERLVVTAVASSDDEGEQPSRFLDELGAPGASVVQHHVGRPPRPLSMGGLVAELRRAVADPATDPGLRAAAAKRLAGLARETSASGRPLVTAADPATWWGTRSYSRSEVPIREAEQPVPLSASMLDALDVCPTRWFLSREAGGVGRAHQSANLGELVHALAERVARGDAPPDPDALVAYVDEVWDRLDFRTPWSKQREHDRVRLALERFVEWHEQNPRRVLDLEAGFSTVVDLGEGGEVRLTGYADRLEVDAEGRVVVVDLKTGKSKPSEKSMATHVQLALYQYAVDHGALEPDDPTRPWTAGGAELVQLGLPDGAETATVQRQPRHADDGPERRELEERLSRAARLVREETFPAVAGQHCRDCTFLALCPTKSSGAVVSQ
- a CDS encoding lysophospholipid acyltransferase family protein, which codes for MYRTLHTVVPPLAKAVWRPTIRGLDRVPASGPVILASNHLSFVDSVVIPIVVPRKVVFLAKSDYFTGTGWRGRLSRAWFEGLGMLPVDRDDSAAAMQSLQTALDVLGRGEAFGIYPEGTRSRDGRLYRGRTGVAHLALTSGAPVVPVGLVGTENLQPIGTRFPRRAPVTVSFGEPIRVAGEYDGIAPGRARRELTDRVMTAIEELSGQLPAGVYNDRAPDA
- a CDS encoding SCO7613 C-terminal domain-containing membrane protein, coding for MPKILLGLGAFCLLVAAVIFLAVSWSVLGVGGRTAVLAALTLGFGGGSLALHRYGLRIAAESLSVVTLGMLTLDVLGAGAADWFGEVDGDTMAAIAGGLVAFAAAGLGALRLPGRPHLVAPQVIAGIAATIGYLGAVSATDQPLWTGQVVTVLAVLAVLAARALRLTPLAWSAAAAGALVGGLTLLAGLGISLEEPTLEHLWLDGPGWSLLASAALLLSPGLVLRHRVALLAGASGAAMVATGAATLPLVGEGATVVGVVTLAVTVAWAVALGAVRSDARVVAMAPAVTGCLLLVGQILTGAGVVLARWFDVLERIDGVAGADRSFGIRFQDPDQVVGPLVLAPAALVVVVVAALLLPRRHRGWLLSWAPSTALAVALASTLTLASYDVPVAAVALSLAAIGAAGALCGALRRAPESTALVVVGLAVCFAADLVALVDDAMILATGCVTLAAALTGALAGRGSASRVVAGIAVAPAILPVVAAATSLADLGGAWVAVPVLVAAGGIAVLLPRLELELSALGTSALALPVSLALADQPAALLALWLALLGALCGASALLHTARRPLGAAMPALWLLASWVWLVDLGVEAPEPYTLPAATVLLGAGLYRLRAVPTAGTAGALLPGLLLGTLPSLLWVFEDPLSLRALLLGIACLVLTLAGAVLRWSAPLVVGAAVGAAVVLRELGPYAGSVPQWVWIGLAGLILTVVGITWERQLLELRKAVGAIRRLR
- the tpx gene encoding thiol peroxidase codes for the protein MATTSLGGNPVTTIGELPAVGSAAPAFDLVGSDFSSVTLTPGTRTVLNIFPSVDTGVCAASVKKFNELAAGLENTTVVNVSADLPFAQARFCGAEGIENVVAASAFRSSFGDDYGVRLVDGKFEGLFARSVVVVDADGTVVHSQLVPEIATEPDYDAAVAALS
- a CDS encoding MGMT family protein; amino-acid sequence: MPSARDPEYVERILDLVEQVPPGRVTTYGALADVAGGGPRQVGTVMAHHGGAVPWWRVIRADGTLPPSHQRHARRHYDAERTPILPSGKVDVRSAFWSPG